A genomic region of Papaver somniferum cultivar HN1 chromosome 7, ASM357369v1, whole genome shotgun sequence contains the following coding sequences:
- the LOC113296019 gene encoding pentatricopeptide repeat-containing protein At5g13270, chloroplastic-like — MDIQGITVNTQSYECLFETCGNMRSLSKGKKIHKRLVKFVKNPSGFVWNSVLKMYCECGCFLDARKLFDEMPKRNSFSWNIIISSYAQNGLFREAFVLLSVMDPVENKLVYASLIQEISRLELGKQVHSVVIKNRLTPDAYIDTALANMYATCECLDSSVAVFDGMSEKTVVTWTGLMAGYTQAEQHKEALALFVRMMEENIQLDEYAYSTVLKVCSFLNDYDAGRQIHGCIVKYGIDSDVSVGTPLLDFYVKCGKLDDACFAFKRIYHPNDVTWSSIISGYSQYGKFEECIESFKNLRCEADVLNPFIYTSIFKVCSALADLNLGMQVHADAIKRCSISELCGESALITMYSRSGRLDDARNVFDSVDEPDTVAWTAIICGCSYHGHASEALFLFGKMRSSGVRPNSVTFIGVLTACSHSGLVFEARQYLDSMRSEFGIDATIDHYNCMIDIYSRAGNLEDALELVTTMPFEPNVASWKSLLGGCWRHGNVEIGKIASRNLLQLDPEDTAGYVLMFNLYASEGIWEEAAQIRKKMNEKNLKKDVSCSWLTIKGKVHRFTVGDRHHPQTEEIYSKLEKLNSSCLHHNRSTLADLNYDGSYPLSEQRKEQLLDHSERLAIAFSLISSPRNSPVLIFKNLRACPDCHDFSKQVSKITEREIVIRDSSRFHHFKDGQCSCNDYW, encoded by the coding sequence ATGGATATACAAGGTATTACAGTAAACACCCAATCATATGAATGTCTTTTTGAAACATGTGGAAACATGAGATCTTTatcaaaaggaaagaaaattcatAAAAGATTAGTCAAGTTTGTGAAAAACCCATCTGGATTTGTTTGGAACTCTGTGTTGAAGATGTACTGTGAATGTGGGTGTTTTTTAGATGCTCGCAAACTGTTTGATGAAATGCCAAAAAGGAATTCTTTTTCTTGGAATATAATTATATCTAGTTATGCTCAAAATGGGTTGTTTAGAGAAGCATTTGTGTTGTTATCAGTGATGGATCCAGTGGAGAATAAGTTGGTTTATGCTAGTTTAATTCAGGAAATCTCGCGCCTGGAACTTGGGAAACAAGTACATTCTGTGGTGATTAAGAACAGGTTAACTCCTGATGCTTATATCGACACAGCACTTGCCAATATGTATGCTACGTGTGAGTGCTTAGATAGTTCTGTAGCTGTTTTTGACGGGATGAGTGAGAAAACTGTTGTGACTTGGACAGGTCTAATGGCGGGCTATACACAAGCTGAACAACATAAAGAAGCTTTGGCTTTGTTCGTTAGGATGATGGAGGAAAATATTCAGTTGGATGAATATGCATATTCAACTGTTCTGAAAGTATGTTCTTTTCTGAATGATTATGATGCTGGCAGGCAAATTCACGGTTGTATTGTTAAATATGGCATAGACTCAGATGTTTCAGTCGGGACTCCATTGTTGGATTTCTATGTCAAATGCGGAAAACTTGATGATGCTTGTTTTGCTTTTAAGAGGATTTATCATCCAAATGATGTAACTTGGAGTTCCATCATCTCTGGGTACTCGCAATATGGAAAGTTTGAGGAGTGCATTGAAAGTTTCAAGAACTTGAGGTGCGAAGCTGATGTTTTGAATCCTTTTATATATACTAGTATCTTTAAAGTGTGTTCAGCACTTGCAGATTTGAATTTAGGTATGCAAGTACACGCTGATGCAATAAAGAGGTGTTCAATCTCTGAATTATGTGGCGAGAGTGCTTTGATCACCATGTATTCAAGATCTGGGAGGTTAGATGATGCGCGAAATGTTTTTGATTCAGTAGATGAACCGGATACTGTGGCCTGGACTGCTATTATTTGCGGATGTTCTTATCATGGACATGCTTCAGAAGCTTTGTTTCTTTTTGGTAAGATGAGAAGTTCCGGGGTAAGGCCTAATTCTGTGACGTTTATAGGAGTTCTCACTGCATGTAGCCATTCAGGGTTAGTTTTTGAAGCAAGACAGTATCTAGACTCTATGAGAAGTGAATTTGGTATTGATGCCACCATCGACCATTATAACTGTATGATTGACATTTACTCTAGAGCCGGGAATTTGGAAGATGCTCTGGAATTGGTAACTACTATGCCATTTGAACCTAATGTTGCGAGCTGGAAGAGTTTACTGGGGGGATGTTGGAGACATGGAAATGTAGAGATTGGAAAAATTGCATCCAGAAATCTCCTTCAGCTGGATCCAGAAGATACTGCAGGTTACGTTCTCATGTTTAATTTGTATGCTTCGGAAGGGATATGGGAAGAGGCAGCCCAAATCAGAAAGAAAATGAACGAAAAAAATCTGAAGAAGGATGTCAGTTGCAGTTGGCTTACAATAAAGGGAAAGGTGCATCGATTCACTGTGGGGGATAGACACCATCCTCAAACAGAAGAGATCTACTCAAAGCTAGAGAAGTTGAACAGTTCCTGCTTGCACCACAACAGAAGTACTCTTGCAGATTTAAATTATGATGGGTCATACCCTTTATCTGAGCAGAGAAAGGAACAGCTTCTTGATCACAGTGAGAGGCTCGCAATTGCATTCAGCTTAATTTCTTCTCCTAGAAATTCCCCTGTATTGATCTTCAAAAACCTCCGTGCTTGCCCCGACTGCCATGATTTCTCAAAACAGGTTTCCAAGATTACTGAGCGTGAAATTGTTATCAGAGATTCTAGCAGATTTCACCATTTCAAGGATGGACAGTGTTCATGCAACGATTACTGGTGA